From the genome of Flavobacterium ovatum, one region includes:
- a CDS encoding 3'-5' exonuclease, translating into MKNGLQAKLIQTNDGFNLYNLVEVRFFLEQLNLADDVFMISDEVWEYAKRELINKFRNSSKFEVCVNIIKDFQATNPKKKYKSDLEVYIRESKLEDFFNENGETIFVSTIHKAKGKEFDTVFLMLKNFNCATDEAMRQLYVAMTRAKQNLTVHLNSNFLDNLSVENLERIEDNEIYLPPKGFSMHLTYKDVWLDYFINRQYLISQLVSGNALTVQNDECLNSNGQSVLKFSKYFLQQMESLKEKKYVLKTVKVNFIVYWLKEGATEELKIILPELYFEKQQNGD; encoded by the coding sequence TTGAAAAACGGATTGCAAGCCAAGTTGATTCAGACCAATGATGGGTTTAATTTGTATAATCTGGTGGAAGTGAGGTTCTTTTTGGAACAATTAAATTTGGCTGATGATGTTTTTATGATCAGCGATGAGGTTTGGGAATACGCCAAACGAGAATTGATAAATAAGTTTCGCAACAGCTCAAAGTTCGAAGTATGTGTGAATATCATCAAGGATTTTCAAGCAACCAATCCAAAGAAGAAATACAAATCAGATCTGGAGGTCTACATTCGAGAATCTAAATTGGAAGACTTTTTCAATGAGAATGGTGAAACCATTTTCGTTTCAACCATTCATAAAGCAAAAGGAAAAGAGTTTGATACTGTTTTTTTGATGCTTAAAAATTTTAATTGTGCTACAGATGAAGCTATGAGGCAGTTGTATGTCGCCATGACAAGAGCAAAGCAAAATTTGACGGTACATCTTAATTCCAACTTTCTTGACAATCTGTCGGTAGAAAACTTAGAACGAATTGAGGATAATGAAATTTACCTACCACCAAAAGGTTTTTCAATGCATTTAACCTACAAAGATGTTTGGTTAGACTATTTTATAAACAGACAATATTTAATATCCCAACTCGTGAGTGGGAATGCGTTGACTGTGCAAAATGACGAATGTTTAAACTCGAATGGACAATCGGTGTTGAAATTTTCTAAATACTTTTTGCAACAAATGGAGAGCTTAAAAGAGAAAAAATATGTGTTAAAAACCGTAAAAGTGAACTTTATTGTTTACTGGTTAAAAGAAGGAGCAACAGAAGAATTGAAGATTATTTTACCTGAACTTTATTTTGAGAAACAGCAAAATGGAGATTAA
- a CDS encoding transposase, whose product MGGCLPVGRQVFTRPVYCSILDDSLNYCIKEKELSVHAYVYMTSHIHLVVTAPDGELQNIVRDFKKFTSKKIIEAIKEHPERRREWLLRKFSYAAEVRGVHPYQKLKKFKINCVF is encoded by the coding sequence TTGGGTGGATGCCTGCCTGTCGGCAGACAGGTTTTTACCAGACCCGTTTATTGTTCTATTCTAGACGATTCTTTAAATTACTGCATTAAAGAAAAAGAACTTAGTGTACACGCTTATGTGTATATGACAAGTCATATACATTTGGTGGTCACAGCACCAGATGGTGAGCTTCAAAATATCGTTCGTGATTTTAAAAAATTTACTTCAAAAAAAATTATTGAAGCGATAAAAGAACATCCTGAAAGAAGACGGGAATGGTTATTACGAAAATTTAGCTATGCAGCTGAGGTGAGGGGGGTACACCCATACCAAAAGTTGAAGAAGTTTAAAATTAACTGTGTTTTTTAA
- the fabV gene encoding enoyl-ACP reductase FabV, with the protein MIIEPRMRGFICLTSQPKGCEQNVKNQIEYVKSKGAIDGAKKVLVIGASTGFGLASRITSAFGSNAATIGVFFEKGPAAGKTASPGWYNSAAFEKEATKAGLYAKSINGDAFSNEIKKQTLDLIKQDLGQIDLIIYSLASPVRTNPNTGVMHRSVLKPIGGTFTNKTVDFHSGKVSDVSIEPCSGDDIENTVAVMGGEDWAMWMDALKSANLLAPGATTVAYSYIGPSLTEAVYRKGTIGRAKDHLESTAFEITKSLADLNGKAYVSVNKALVTQASSAIPVIPLYISLLYKIMKAEGIHEGCIEQIQRLFADRLYNGTEVATDEQGRIRIDDWEMREDVQAKVAALWQDAVTENLEEIGDLEGYRKDFYNLFGFDVEGVDYKADTDEMVGIPSISE; encoded by the coding sequence ATGATCATAGAACCAAGAATGAGAGGATTTATTTGTTTGACATCACAACCTAAAGGATGCGAACAGAATGTAAAAAATCAAATTGAATATGTAAAATCAAAAGGAGCGATTGACGGTGCTAAGAAAGTATTGGTAATCGGAGCTTCAACAGGTTTTGGATTAGCTTCCCGCATCACAAGTGCTTTTGGTTCTAATGCTGCTACAATAGGAGTATTTTTCGAAAAAGGACCTGCAGCTGGTAAAACAGCTTCACCAGGTTGGTACAACTCTGCAGCTTTCGAAAAAGAAGCTACCAAAGCTGGTTTGTATGCTAAAAGTATCAATGGAGATGCTTTTTCAAACGAAATTAAAAAGCAAACTTTAGATTTAATCAAACAAGATTTAGGGCAAATAGATTTAATCATCTATAGTTTGGCATCACCAGTGCGTACCAATCCTAATACAGGAGTAATGCACCGTTCGGTTTTGAAACCAATCGGAGGTACCTTTACAAATAAAACCGTAGATTTTCACTCAGGTAAAGTTTCGGATGTTTCTATCGAGCCTTGTAGTGGTGACGATATCGAAAACACGGTTGCTGTAATGGGTGGTGAAGATTGGGCCATGTGGATGGACGCTTTAAAATCGGCTAATTTACTAGCTCCTGGAGCTACAACTGTTGCTTATTCTTATATCGGGCCATCATTGACTGAGGCAGTTTACCGTAAAGGAACAATTGGTCGTGCCAAAGATCACTTGGAATCTACTGCTTTTGAAATCACTAAAAGCTTGGCAGACCTTAACGGAAAAGCCTATGTTTCTGTAAACAAAGCTTTGGTAACTCAAGCTAGTTCTGCGATTCCAGTAATTCCATTATACATTTCATTATTGTACAAAATCATGAAAGCTGAAGGTATTCATGAAGGTTGTATCGAGCAAATCCAACGTTTATTTGCTGATCGTTTGTACAACGGAACAGAAGTTGCTACAGACGAACAAGGACGTATCCGTATTGACGACTGGGAAATGCGCGAAGATGTTCAAGCAAAAGTTGCCGCTTTATGGCAAGATGCTGTAACTGAAAATCTTGAAGAAATTGGGGATTTAGAAGGATATCGCAAAGATTTCTACAACCTTTTTGGTTTTGATGTAGAAGGAGTTGATTATAAAGCAGACACAGACGAAATGGTTGGAATTCCTAGTATTAGCGAGTAA
- the recN gene encoding DNA repair protein RecN: protein MITTLSIKNYALIEKLSIDFSKGFSIITGETGAGKSIILGALGLVLGKRADLSSLKNKEEKCIIEAHFEISKYNLKPFFEANDLDYEDDTIIRREILPSGKSRAFINDSPVNLQELQELSLFLIDIHSQQQTQELSDENVQFKIIDAIANNSETIVTYQGLLKQYKSEKSKLNSLIKKQAESYKEQEYNQFLLTELLEAKLKSGEQETLEADFEKLNNVEIIKESLDKSLSITSTESVGVLSNLNEIKSALQKIASFSPEYQSLQERVVSVLIEMDDITNELNDSAESLFSDPAQLELINQKLQLIYNLQKKHQVSTVEELLDIQNQLDNSVLELGNLGDEIEKLTASIQAKGGDLDILANTILTNREKAIPVLSDKLISILATLGMPNVRFDIKVTPTANYFDNGKDELQFLFAANKGTDFGLLKKVASGGEMSRIMLAVKAILAQYSKLPTLIFDEIDTGVSGEIAIRMGEIMKEMSLTMQIFAITHLPQIAAKGNAHFKVFKSTVGEDTQSELVLLSAEERIVEIAQMLSGAVVSDSALNHAKALLN from the coding sequence ATGATTACCACACTATCGATAAAAAATTATGCATTAATTGAAAAATTGTCAATTGATTTTTCAAAAGGATTTTCAATAATCACAGGAGAAACAGGGGCAGGGAAATCAATTATTTTAGGTGCTTTAGGTTTAGTTCTTGGAAAAAGAGCAGACTTGAGTTCGCTTAAAAATAAAGAGGAAAAATGCATTATCGAGGCACATTTTGAAATTTCCAAATACAACCTCAAACCTTTTTTTGAAGCAAACGACCTCGATTATGAGGACGATACTATTATCAGACGTGAAATATTGCCATCTGGAAAATCGCGTGCTTTTATCAATGATAGTCCTGTAAATCTTCAAGAATTACAAGAATTGAGTTTATTCTTAATAGACATTCATTCACAACAACAAACCCAGGAGTTGTCTGACGAGAATGTACAATTCAAAATTATTGACGCTATTGCTAATAACTCAGAAACGATTGTAACGTATCAAGGTTTATTGAAACAATACAAATCAGAGAAATCAAAATTGAATTCCTTGATTAAAAAACAAGCTGAATCTTATAAAGAGCAAGAGTACAATCAATTTTTATTGACTGAATTATTGGAAGCCAAATTAAAATCAGGGGAACAAGAAACACTGGAAGCTGATTTTGAAAAGTTAAATAATGTTGAGATTATTAAAGAGTCTCTAGATAAATCATTATCGATTACGAGCACTGAGTCGGTTGGAGTATTGTCTAATTTAAATGAAATCAAATCAGCTTTACAAAAGATAGCTTCCTTTTCGCCAGAATACCAATCGTTACAAGAACGTGTTGTTAGTGTTTTGATCGAAATGGATGATATAACTAATGAATTGAATGATAGTGCAGAAAGCTTATTCAGTGATCCAGCACAATTGGAGTTGATTAATCAAAAGTTGCAACTCATTTATAATTTACAAAAGAAACACCAAGTTTCAACGGTGGAGGAACTTTTGGATATTCAAAACCAGTTGGATAATTCGGTTTTAGAGCTAGGAAATTTGGGTGATGAAATCGAAAAATTAACAGCTTCAATTCAAGCAAAAGGTGGAGATTTAGATATTTTGGCAAATACTATTTTGACAAATAGAGAAAAAGCTATTCCTGTTTTATCCGATAAATTAATTTCGATTTTAGCTACTTTGGGAATGCCTAATGTGCGTTTTGATATTAAAGTGACTCCAACTGCAAATTACTTTGATAATGGAAAAGACGAATTACAGTTTTTATTTGCAGCCAATAAAGGAACTGACTTTGGATTATTAAAAAAAGTAGCGTCAGGAGGAGAGATGTCAAGAATTATGTTGGCAGTCAAAGCAATTTTGGCACAATATTCTAAATTACCAACCTTAATTTTTGACGAAATCGATACGGGAGTTTCTGGCGAAATAGCCATTAGAATGGGCGAAATCATGAAAGAAATGAGTCTAACCATGCAAATTTTTGCCATTACACATTTGCCACAAATTGCAGCCAAAGGAAACGCACATTTCAAAGTATTCAAATCTACAGTTGGAGAAGATACGCAGTCTGAATTGGTTTTATTAAGTGCTGAGGAACGAATTGTAGAAATTGCACAAATGCTTTCTGGAGCAGTGGTTTCAGATTCTGCTTTAAATCACGCTAAAGCCTTGTTGAACTAA
- a CDS encoding DUF4835 family protein: MTKWILFFTLTFFTTLQAQQLNCTISVNSERVANTNQSVYKTLQTSLTEFVNKTDWTGKALKQSEKINCSMYITISSNNSDQFVATIQVQSSRPIYNSSYASPILNFNDKDFNFRYIEFENFIFNPNGFESNLVSVVSFYAYVILGLDADSFVPKSGDSHLTMAQNIANNAQQGGYKGWSQSDGFQNRYFLINDLLSPTFSVIRSTITDYHTGLDTMTKDLKGSKEKIKNSLIDLNKLYAAKPNAFLTRVFFDAKSDEIVSIFSGGPSVGITDLVESLNKTSPLNTSKWENIKY; the protein is encoded by the coding sequence ATGACTAAATGGATTCTATTTTTTACACTTACATTTTTCACTACGCTTCAAGCACAACAATTAAATTGTACCATCAGCGTAAATTCTGAAAGAGTGGCAAATACTAATCAGTCGGTTTACAAAACCTTGCAAACATCATTGACTGAGTTTGTCAACAAAACAGATTGGACGGGTAAAGCCTTAAAGCAAAGTGAGAAAATTAATTGCTCGATGTATATTACTATTTCGTCTAATAATTCGGATCAGTTTGTTGCGACCATACAAGTGCAATCTTCAAGACCTATTTATAATTCTTCTTATGCTTCGCCAATTCTAAATTTTAACGACAAAGATTTTAATTTTAGATACATAGAGTTTGAAAATTTTATTTTTAATCCTAATGGTTTTGAATCTAATTTAGTTTCAGTAGTTTCGTTTTACGCTTATGTTATTTTAGGACTAGACGCAGATTCTTTTGTGCCTAAATCAGGAGATTCACATTTGACAATGGCTCAGAATATTGCAAATAATGCACAACAAGGTGGTTATAAAGGTTGGAGTCAATCTGATGGTTTTCAAAACCGGTATTTCTTAATCAATGATTTGCTGTCACCAACATTTTCTGTGATTCGTTCAACGATTACAGATTATCACACAGGTTTGGATACCATGACCAAAGACTTAAAGGGATCAAAAGAAAAAATTAAAAATTCGTTGATAGATTTGAATAAATTATATGCGGCAAAGCCAAATGCTTTCTTAACACGAGTCTTTTTTGATGCAAAGTCAGATGAGATTGTTTCTATATTTTCAGGCGGTCCAAGTGTTGGTATTACTGACTTAGTGGAAAGTTTGAATAAAACCTCTCCATTGAATACTAGCAAATGGGAAAATATTAAATACTAA
- the coaBC gene encoding bifunctional phosphopantothenoylcysteine decarboxylase/phosphopantothenate--cysteine ligase CoaBC, which produces MSVLNGKKILLGVSGGIAAYKTASLVRLFIKAGAHVQVIMTPASKDFVTPLTLSTLSRKPVFSSFYNEDDQEAEWNNHVELGLWADLMLVAPATANTMSKMTNGNCDNLLIATYLSAKCPVYVAPAMDLDMYKHPSTIASFTALQKFGNTIIPAESGELASGLSGEGRMAEPENIVAFIESDLESKLPLKGKKFLITAGPTYEAIDPVRFIGNHSSGKMGFDIASSAANLGAEVVLVSGPTHFKTNHPSILLIPVVSAQEMYKACHAHFSQMDVVIAAAAVADYRPKTVATQKIKKSADNFVIELEKTKDILLSLGEIKKNQFLIGFALETENEIENAKLKIQKKNLDLIVLNSLQDEGAGFKKATNKVTFIDKDFNIEPMELKPKEEVADDILNKIKAYFHD; this is translated from the coding sequence ATGTCAGTTTTAAACGGTAAGAAAATTTTACTAGGAGTTTCTGGTGGGATTGCTGCCTATAAAACAGCTTCTTTAGTTAGACTTTTTATAAAAGCAGGTGCACATGTCCAAGTGATAATGACACCTGCTTCTAAGGATTTTGTAACCCCGTTAACGTTATCCACTCTTTCTAGAAAACCTGTTTTTTCTAGTTTTTATAATGAAGATGATCAAGAAGCGGAGTGGAATAATCATGTGGAGTTAGGGCTTTGGGCTGATTTAATGTTGGTTGCTCCTGCAACCGCTAATACCATGTCCAAAATGACTAATGGGAATTGTGATAATCTACTTATTGCAACCTATTTATCTGCTAAGTGTCCTGTTTATGTAGCGCCAGCTATGGACTTGGATATGTATAAGCACCCATCAACAATTGCTAGTTTTACAGCTTTACAAAAATTTGGAAATACCATTATTCCCGCTGAATCAGGTGAATTAGCCAGTGGACTTTCGGGCGAAGGTCGAATGGCCGAACCTGAGAATATTGTAGCTTTTATCGAATCAGATTTAGAAAGTAAATTACCTCTAAAAGGGAAGAAGTTTCTAATTACTGCAGGGCCAACTTACGAAGCTATTGATCCTGTACGTTTTATAGGAAATCATTCTTCAGGAAAAATGGGATTCGATATTGCATCTAGTGCAGCTAATTTAGGTGCTGAAGTTGTTCTTGTTTCGGGGCCAACGCATTTCAAAACCAATCACCCTTCCATTCTATTAATTCCAGTAGTTTCAGCACAAGAAATGTATAAAGCTTGTCATGCTCATTTTTCTCAAATGGATGTGGTTATAGCTGCTGCAGCTGTTGCAGATTATAGGCCAAAGACGGTAGCTACCCAAAAAATTAAGAAATCGGCGGATAACTTTGTGATTGAGTTAGAAAAGACCAAAGATATTTTATTGTCTCTGGGAGAGATCAAGAAAAATCAATTTTTAATTGGTTTTGCTTTAGAAACAGAGAATGAAATTGAAAATGCAAAGCTGAAAATCCAGAAAAAAAACTTAGATTTGATAGTTCTCAATTCTTTGCAAGATGAGGGAGCAGGATTTAAAAAAGCAACCAACAAAGTAACCTTTATTGATAAGGATTTCAATATTGAACCTATGGAGTTAAAACCCAAGGAAGAAGTTGCGGATGATATTTTAAATAAAATAAAAGCCTACTTTCATGACTAA
- a CDS encoding DNA-directed RNA polymerase subunit omega codes for MDLKKTNAPVNTITYNKTVIEEPTGNVYEAITIMAKRANQINSEIKKELTEKLEEFATYNDSLEEVFENKEQIEVSKFYEKLPKPHALAVQEWLDGKIYHRDSNK; via the coding sequence ATGGATTTAAAAAAGACGAATGCTCCAGTAAATACAATAACTTACAACAAAACAGTTATTGAAGAACCTACTGGAAATGTGTATGAAGCAATAACCATTATGGCTAAAAGAGCTAATCAAATCAATTCTGAAATCAAAAAAGAATTGACTGAGAAATTGGAAGAGTTTGCAACATATAATGACAGTCTTGAAGAAGTTTTTGAAAACAAAGAGCAAATCGAGGTTTCAAAATTCTATGAAAAATTACCAAAGCCACACGCTTTAGCAGTTCAAGAATGGTTAGATGGTAAAATTTACCACAGAGATTCAAATAAATAA
- the bamD gene encoding outer membrane protein assembly factor BamD yields the protein MKKIVSLLLLLALFTSCNEYQKALKNEDISVKYEMGTKLYESGKYSKAIRLFEQVATTYRGKPQAEKLFYMFSQSYYKTNQFYLAGYQFESFTSSYPKSEKAEEAAFLGAKSYSKLSPTYSLDQTDTHKAIEKLQNFIDSYPNSTYLAEANVLVKNLAEKIEKKVYENAKGYNTISDYKSALVALNNFINDYPGTPYKEDALYYRLDSAYKLGINSVKDKMEERLLVAQKAHSSLIKFKPDTKYKEKADDMLARVEQDLQKFTK from the coding sequence ATGAAAAAAATTGTATCGTTATTACTTCTTTTAGCGCTATTTACATCTTGCAACGAATATCAGAAAGCATTAAAAAATGAAGATATTTCCGTAAAATATGAAATGGGAACTAAATTGTACGAATCAGGGAAGTATTCTAAAGCAATTCGATTGTTTGAGCAAGTAGCGACTACTTATAGAGGGAAACCTCAGGCAGAGAAGTTGTTTTATATGTTTTCTCAATCTTATTATAAAACTAATCAATTTTATTTAGCGGGTTACCAATTTGAAAGTTTTACGTCAAGTTACCCTAAGAGTGAAAAGGCAGAAGAAGCCGCTTTTTTAGGTGCTAAAAGTTATTCTAAATTATCACCTACTTATAGTTTGGATCAAACGGATACCCATAAAGCAATTGAGAAATTACAAAACTTTATCGACAGTTATCCCAATTCAACTTATTTAGCAGAAGCTAATGTGTTGGTGAAAAACTTAGCTGAAAAAATAGAGAAAAAAGTATACGAAAATGCCAAAGGTTACAACACGATTTCAGATTATAAATCGGCATTAGTAGCTTTGAATAATTTTATAAATGATTACCCAGGAACACCGTATAAAGAAGATGCTTTGTATTATAGACTGGATTCTGCTTATAAATTAGGTATTAATAGTGTTAAAGATAAGATGGAAGAACGCTTATTGGTTGCCCAAAAAGCGCATTCTAGTTTGATTAAGTTTAAACCGGATACTAAGTATAAAGAAAAAGCTGACGATATGTTAGCTAGAGTGGAACAAGATTTACAAAAATTTACTAAATAA
- the dapA gene encoding 4-hydroxy-tetrahydrodipicolinate synthase translates to MQSLIGTGAALITPFKEDLSIDTEALCKIVNFSVDGGVEYLVVLGTTAETATLSPADKELVIKTIVAANNGRIPLVLGIGGNDTMKVVEELKTRDLSAFEAILSVSPFYNKPTQEGIYQHYKMVAEASPLPVIIYNVPGRTSSNMLPATVIRLANDCKNIIGVKEAAGDLVQAMEIIKNKPKDFMLISGDDMLALPIILAGGVGIISVIAQCFPIAFSEMVRLGLNRKVDEAYELHYGLSECIDMIFEQGNPAGIKQVFKSLGVSENHVRLPLVTVDESLAARIDVFVSKFDK, encoded by the coding sequence ATGCAATCATTAATAGGAACTGGAGCTGCATTAATTACTCCTTTTAAAGAAGATTTGTCAATTGATACTGAAGCTTTATGTAAAATAGTAAATTTTTCAGTAGATGGAGGAGTTGAATATTTAGTAGTTTTAGGGACTACTGCTGAAACAGCTACTTTATCTCCAGCGGATAAAGAATTAGTAATAAAAACAATTGTTGCCGCTAACAATGGAAGGATACCACTTGTTCTAGGAATTGGTGGGAACGATACGATGAAGGTGGTGGAAGAATTGAAAACAAGAGATTTATCTGCTTTTGAAGCGATTCTATCAGTTTCACCATTTTATAATAAACCTACTCAAGAAGGAATTTACCAACATTATAAGATGGTGGCAGAAGCTTCTCCGCTACCAGTGATTATTTATAATGTTCCAGGCCGTACTTCAAGTAATATGTTGCCTGCAACTGTAATACGTTTGGCTAATGATTGTAAAAATATTATTGGCGTAAAAGAAGCTGCAGGAGATTTAGTGCAAGCAATGGAGATCATCAAAAATAAACCTAAAGATTTTATGCTTATTTCTGGAGATGATATGTTGGCTCTGCCAATTATATTAGCTGGTGGTGTTGGAATTATTTCGGTAATTGCTCAATGTTTTCCAATAGCATTTTCTGAAATGGTACGTCTAGGCTTGAACCGTAAAGTTGATGAAGCTTATGAGTTACATTACGGTCTGTCGGAATGCATTGATATGATTTTTGAACAAGGCAATCCAGCAGGGATTAAACAAGTTTTTAAATCGTTAGGTGTTTCTGAAAATCATGTTCGTTTGCCATTAGTTACAGTGGATGAGTCTTTGGCCGCTAGAATTGATGTTTTTGTGTCGAAATTTGATAAATAA
- a CDS encoding DUF2853 family protein, which produces MSAREELIVKYAADLKDKCGVTPDMDLLTKVTIGCGPSIYNKDSSTVAGSQQSELDTVKNNFLIKKLGLNDGPELDAGIDTVIEKYGRSNANKYRAVVYYLLAIHFKKESIYN; this is translated from the coding sequence ATGAGTGCAAGAGAAGAATTGATTGTGAAGTATGCAGCAGATTTAAAAGACAAATGTGGGGTAACTCCGGATATGGATTTATTGACTAAAGTGACCATTGGTTGTGGTCCGTCTATTTATAATAAAGATTCCTCTACAGTAGCAGGAAGTCAACAATCCGAATTAGATACCGTTAAGAATAATTTTTTAATTAAAAAATTAGGTTTAAACGATGGTCCGGAATTAGATGCAGGAATTGATACTGTAATTGAAAAATATGGTCGTTCAAATGCAAATAAATATAGAGCTGTAGTGTATTATCTGTTAGCTATTCACTTTAAAAAAGAAAGTATTTACAATTAA
- the menD gene encoding 2-succinyl-5-enolpyruvyl-6-hydroxy-3-cyclohexene-1-carboxylic-acid synthase, whose product MTYPKIPLAQSIIELCLAKGVTQIIISPGSRNAPLTIGFVNNPNFTCYSIADERCAAFFALGIAQQTKQAVAVVCTSGSALLNYYPAVSEAFYSQIPLVVISADRPQSKIDIGDGQTIRQENVFANHSLYNANLLEEASAENDLKICQAIDTALHQKGPVHINAPFEEPLYETVSDLSVAVNVSAFAKEPLLISKSELDIPASIWNKSKKKLILVGVNDPNTIDKEIIDFLANDPSVVVMTETTSNLHHPNFISNIDTIITPFTEVDFQNFQPDILVSFGGMIVSKRIKAFLRKYKPEQHWHIDRLRGYDTFGVLTHHFKEEPNSFFKSFLPLTQKVNSSYFDKMNQVAILRNQKSTEYLNKIPFSDFVVFEKVIKSLPKESQLQISNSSAIRYAQLIAIDSTVEVFCNRGTSGIDGSTSTAIGAALVNKKQTTLITGDVSFLYDSNALWNNYISKDFKIIIINNGGGGIFRILPGHQETPVFNTFFETSHQLTAEHLAKMYGFTYSVAHEIKSLETSLFAFFQQNDTPSILEIFTPTLDNDKILLQFFKELV is encoded by the coding sequence ATGACATACCCAAAAATACCTTTAGCGCAAAGCATCATTGAGTTGTGTTTGGCCAAAGGAGTTACCCAAATAATTATTTCTCCAGGTTCTCGTAATGCACCTTTGACTATTGGATTTGTAAATAATCCAAATTTCACCTGTTATAGTATAGCAGACGAGCGTTGTGCAGCCTTTTTTGCATTAGGAATAGCGCAACAAACAAAGCAAGCCGTGGCGGTAGTTTGTACCTCTGGTTCGGCTTTGTTGAATTATTATCCCGCGGTTTCAGAGGCTTTTTACAGTCAGATTCCGCTTGTTGTTATTTCTGCAGACCGACCACAATCCAAAATTGATATAGGTGACGGGCAAACCATTCGACAAGAAAATGTCTTTGCCAATCATTCGCTTTACAACGCCAATCTTCTTGAAGAAGCATCTGCCGAAAATGATTTAAAAATCTGCCAAGCAATTGATACGGCTTTACATCAAAAAGGGCCGGTTCATATCAACGCGCCTTTTGAAGAGCCTTTGTATGAAACCGTTTCCGATTTATCAGTTGCTGTGAATGTTTCCGCTTTCGCGAAAGAGCCTCTGCTTATTTCAAAATCTGAATTAGATATTCCTGCATCGATTTGGAACAAATCCAAGAAGAAATTAATTCTAGTTGGTGTCAATGATCCGAATACGATTGATAAAGAAATTATTGATTTCTTAGCGAATGATCCTTCAGTTGTGGTGATGACAGAGACAACTTCCAATTTACATCATCCCAATTTTATATCTAATATTGATACCATAATTACTCCTTTTACCGAAGTTGATTTTCAAAATTTTCAACCCGATATTCTGGTTAGTTTTGGCGGAATGATTGTTTCTAAAAGAATTAAAGCCTTTTTACGAAAGTACAAACCAGAACAGCATTGGCATATTGATCGTTTGAGAGGATATGACACCTTTGGAGTTTTAACACATCATTTTAAGGAAGAACCCAATTCGTTTTTCAAGAGTTTCTTACCGCTTACGCAAAAGGTAAATAGCAGTTATTTTGATAAAATGAATCAGGTGGCGATTTTGAGAAATCAAAAAAGTACTGAATATTTAAATAAAATACCATTTTCAGATTTTGTCGTTTTTGAAAAAGTAATTAAAAGTTTACCTAAAGAAAGTCAGTTACAAATAAGTAATAGTTCAGCTATTCGCTATGCGCAATTAATCGCCATTGACTCAACTGTTGAGGTGTTTTGCAATCGAGGAACTAGCGGTATTGATGGAAGTACTTCGACAGCTATAGGTGCAGCATTAGTCAATAAAAAACAAACTACTTTGATAACAGGAGATGTCAGTTTTTTGTACGATAGTAACGCTTTATGGAATAATTATATTTCTAAGGACTTCAAAATCATTATCATTAATAATGGAGGAGGGGGGATTTTTAGAATTCTTCCTGGACATCAAGAGACGCCTGTTTTTAATACTTTTTTTGAAACTTCACATCAATTAACAGCGGAACATTTAGCTAAAATGTATGGGTTTACATATAGTGTGGCTCACGAAATAAAAAGTTTAGAAACGAGTTTGTTTGCTTTTTTTCAACAAAATGACACACCGTCCATCTTAGAGATTTTCACACCTACGTTGGATAATGATAAAATACTACTTCAGTTTTTCAAGGAATTAGTTTAA